GGGGAACATCTCGGTGTCTGGCCCTACAGGCCCGGTGACCATGGCATTCACCCGTCAGCGTGAACAGTCGGTCTACGTGATCTCCCCGTTCGTACCAGATGCGGTCCTCTTTGCGTCACGCCCGTAACCCTCGAGATCACGCCGTTGTGCCAGACGGGCAGCATCATCGCGAACCAGGCGGGCGGCTCGGTGAAGTTGGGGCGATGATGTCCGGACCCCGGGAAGTATATCAAGCGGACAGGATCACGCTCGAAGATAGTGCCAGGGTAGCCGGCAATGTGTACTACAATCAATTGAGCAATGAGGGGACGATCCTCGGGACCCGGACGACGCCGATCGCGCTGCCGGTCGTTGCCGCGCTTCCGACGTTCCTCACGGCGACGGCCGGCACCGCGGATGTGAAGGTCTCGAACGGTGGGAGCAAGAGCATTGCGCCCGGGCGGTACAGGGATGTGACCGTCGGTTCGTCGGGGAGTCTGACGCTGAACGGGGCGGGGGCTTATGACTTCCGCTCGTTCCGGCTTCAGTCCGGTGCGAAACTCTACGTCACCGGCGCTTCGAGGGTACGGGTTCGCTCTGGTTCGATCCGACCAGGGATCGTATGTCGGGCCGAAGAACGGGAGCACGATCACGGAGTCCGATATCGTGTTCTATGTCGGTGGCACCAATGCGCAATCGTCGTACACCACATCCGTGAATCTCGGACCGGCGATCACGCTCTACGCGAACGTGTATGCACCGAACGGTACTCTGTGGCTGCAGTCGAATACCAGGGCCACCGGCGCATATGTCGGGAAAGATGTCTGCTTGATGGGTAGTGTCAACATTACGCTCGGAACCGCCTTTACCGGTCTGGCCAGCCCGAGGCGGACGGATGGACGACGCGCCGGGTGATGGAGTGGTCACGGCAGAGGTGCCGCAGAGTGTCGTCCTGGACCAGAACTATCCCGAACCCGTTCAACCCCAGCACGCAGATCCGGTACGGCCTGCCGCACCAGGGCATGTGGTGCTCTCCATTCACAACATCCTCGGACAGGAGGTTGCACGGCTTGTGGATGAGATGCAGGTCGAAGGCTTCCATGAGGCACGCTGGAACGGCACCAATCATTCCGGCGCTATCGTGGGCTCGGGTGTGTACTTCTTCCGTCTGCAAACGGACGGCCTCACCGAGAACAGGAGGATGTTGCTGCTGAAATGATGCCCTCCAGCACGCGATCCTCTTCGTTTCCTCTGTGCTTGCAGGAATGGTGCTGGGTACCAGCACCGTTCTGCATGGACAGGACGGACTGGTTTTCTCTCATTTCTGTGTGCGCGATGGGCTCTCCCGGGGTCCGTCAATTGCATCCTGCAGGACAGCCAGGGGTTTCGTGTGGATGGGGACGCAGGACGGCCTCAACAGATTCGACGGGTACACATGCAAGATCTATAAGCATGACCCCGCGGACCCGCGCACGATCAATGACAACTGGGTGCTGACTATCGCTGAGGATTCCGCCGGCGTCCTCTGGGTCCGCACCATGAACGGTGCGATGCTGAACAGGTTCGATCGCATGTCGGAGTCCTTCTCGCCGGTGCCGCGCGACAGCGTCCGGCACGCAATGGTGCAGAGCAACAGCGTCAAGGGCCGAGCATGATGATCCTGATGGTACCCGTTGGCGTGGGACTCTCGGCGGTGGCCTGACACGCACGGATCCCCGCACCGGTGCAACAACGACGTTCAAGCATGACCTGAAGGATCCGGCGAGCCTGATCGACGACCGGGTGTATTCGATCCATCGCGACCGGAACGGGACGCTCTGGGTCGGGACCCGAGAAGGGTTGGAGGAATTTCAACCGGCAACGGAAACGTTCAGACATCATCGCCACGTCGAGGGTGACCCGACAAGCCTGAGCGATAACTGGGTGTGGCCGATCCTGGAAGACCGTGCCGGCGATCTCTGGATAGGGACGTTCGGGAGGATTGAACAGGTTCGACCGCGCAACGAAAACCTTCACGCATTTCCGCCACTGAGAGAACGATCCGCGGAGCCTGGCTGGTGATCAGATCTATGCACTGTTCCAGGACCGGGCCGGTGTCATCTGGGTTGGCATGAATGACCATGGGGTGGACCATTCCATCCGGAGTTCGGTGCTTTCCACCACCTGCCGCACGACCCGGCCACCCGACAGCCTGCAGGACAACAACATTCTCTCGATCACCGTCGGCAGGTCGGGTACTCCCTGGATCGGCACGCGGGGTGGGCTCGAACGTTATGATCGGGAAGCGTGCGTTCACGCACTTCAGGAATATTCCGGGCGATACCCAGCAGCATCGGCGACAACCAGGCACAGGTGCTCATGGAGGATTCCAAAGGGAACGTGTGGATCGGGATGGTGAGCAGCGGACTCGACCGCTACGATCCCAGGACCCGGGCCTTCACGCATTTTCGTCATGACCCGTAACCGTCGGGGGTCTGAGCGACAACCGAGTCTATGCGCTCTGTGAGGACCGGGATGGGAAGCTCTGGGTCGGCACCTATGGAGGCGGGTTGAACCTTCTGGACCCTGACAAGGGGTCGTTCGTGCGCTTCATGCACGCCGACTCGCTTCCCGGGAGTCTGAGTGCGCCGGGTGTGTTTGCGCTCGAGCTGGACCGCGATGGGGTGCTGTGGGTAGGGACGTTCGGCGGAGGGTTGGACAAATTCGACCGGGCCAGCAGGACCTTCCAACACTTCAAGCATGATCCCGCGGACGCATCCAGCCTCAGCGATGATCTTGTTGCGTGTCTGCACGAGGATGGCCGCGGGGTGTTGTGGGTAGGGACGGCCGGTGGATTGAACCGGCTTGACCGGGCAACGGGGAAGTTCACCGTGTACAGGCAGAAGCAGGGGTTACCCAATGATGTGGTGTTTGGCATCCTGGAGGACAGAAGCGGGCATCTGTGGCTCAGCACCAACAAGGGCATTGCACGGCTCGACCCGGCAGCGGAGACCTTCCGAAACTATGATTATAATGATGGCCTGCAGGGTGACGAATTCAATCAGAACGCGTATGCGCAGGACCCGCTGACCGGCGAGATGTACTTCGGCGGAGGGAATGGCGTCACCGTGTTCCATCCGGACAGCGTCAGGCAGAACCCCTTCGTTCCACCGGTCGCATTCAGCGCGTTCACACGCTACAACACGGATGACGAAGAGGGAATGCCCATCGATGAGACCGGGATCGATGCGAAGGACGCGGTGACCCTGTCTTACAAGGACAATGTCGCTCAATTCACGTTCGCGGCGCTCAGCTACTATAATAGTGCGAAGAACCGGTATGCGTACCGGCTGGAAGGGTACAGCGATAACTGGATCCAGCTCGGGACGGAACGACGGCCACCTTCACGAACCTCGACGGTGGCGACTACGTCCTGCGCGTCCGCGCTTCGAACAGCGACGGCGTGTGGAATGACGACGGGACTTCGTTGCGTGTGACGGTCATGCCCCCGTGGTGGAAGACCACGTGGGCGTACATTCTGTACGGGATCGTGTTCCTGTCGGTGCTCTACGGATTGCGCAGCTTTGAGTTGAACCGCCGCGAGCAGAAGGCGCTTGTGCGGGAATCGGAACTCCGGGCGAAAGCGGCGGAGGCCGAGAAGCGTGCCCTCGAGGCGGAGAATGAGCGGAAGACCAAGGAACTGGAGGACGCGCGCCGTTTGCAGTTGTCCATGCTGCCACAGGAAGTGCCGCAACTGCCCGGGTACGAGATCGCGGTGTTCATGCGTACCGCCACGGAAGTGGGTGGCGACTACTATGACTTCGTTCCGGGTGACGGGGGTGTCCTGAACGTCGGGTTCGGCGACGCGACGGGGCATGGGATGCAGGCGGGGACGATCGTGACGCTGATGAAGGGCCTCTTTCTTTCCGAGGCGGCACGCACGGGCATCCAGGCATTCTTCCATCATTGCAGCGCAACGATCAAGGGTATCCGGCTGGGAAGGCTCTTCATGGCGTTCAGCCTGGTGAGGATCAACGGTCCGACGGTCGCGTTCTCCAGTGCGGGGATGCCGCGGTTTCCTGTACCGGCGATCAACGGGGGAAGGTTGAAGAGATGCAGCTGCGCGGCATGCCGCTCGGTGCCATGAAGAACGCGCCCTACGGGCTGCAGGAGATCACGATGGACAGGGGATACGCTCCTTCTCCTTACGGACGGCCTGCCGGAGCAGAAGAATGCCTCGGGAAATGTTCGAGTACGCGCGGGTGCAGCAAACGCTTGCGTTGGCCTGTCCGGGTGCGCCCCGGGCGGTCATCGACCAGCCTGTACGCGCGGAGAGGCGTGGATGGATGGTGTGCCGCTCGATGATGATATTACTCTGCTGGTGATCCAGAAGAAGCGAGGATGATGCGTACGACAGCGTCCAAAGACACGGTGGCGGGGAAAGCCATAGGGGCGCCCATGACCTTGAAGATCGCCATACCCCGGGTCCCCGGCATCGAACTGGTCTCCCTGCAGGGGGCTGGAGCATCTCGCCCACCACCTCGGGATCGCACCGGAGAAAGTGGGCGAGGCCCGCATCATCGTCACCGAAGCCATCATCAACGCCTTCGAGCATGGCGGGGCGGACACCACCGAAGTGCGTGTCGAATTCACCATGACCGCGGAGGAATTGACCATTCTCGTCCGCGATGCCGGCGGGGGCTTCGACCCGAAGGCCATGGTCGAACGCCCTTCCATCACGGCGAATGGCCTGCCATCCAGGCGCGGTTGGGGGATGAAGCTTATGCGTTCACTCTCGGACGGATTCGAGATCAGTTCGGGAAAATGGGAACCACCATTACGATCACAAAACGGCTCAGCTGACCCATGGAGCAACCATTCAGTCTGACCTCAGAGGTCAGGGACAACCGGCTCATCATCACCACGAACGGCTATGTGAACAACATTGGCGGAGCGGCCATTGCGGACGAGTTCCAGCGCCATTTCCTCGGAGGGGTGCGCCACGTGATCATCGATCTCGCGCTTTCCCGTGTGGTGAACTCGGTGGGAATGTCCTTCCTGATCGAGATCATCGAGAAACTCACCGAAGACGGCGGGCGGCTCGTGTTCACGAACCTCGATCCCTCGGTGGACAAGATGCTCGGCATCATGGGGCTGTATGATTTCGCCGGCAAGGAAGCGACCACCGAGGACGCGCTCCGTGCCCTGGCGATCCGATCCTGATTTCCGTGAAGGATTGAACCATGCAAGATTCCGTTGATGTGCATCATGTGACCTCCACGGGGATCGAGGATCCTCTGGACCTGACCTCGCTCGGGCAGGCGACCAGCCTTGCCGACATCGTCGGGCGTGTGCGTTCCGCTCTCGCTGCCCATTTCCGGATCGCGGGGGTTGATGTGCTGCTCCGGAGTGCGGATGGTGCCTGGGAGCCCCTCGCTGGTTCGTCGTCTGTGGACGCGGCAACGATCCCGGCCGTTGAAGCGGGGCATTCGAGCACGGTGCGTTTCTGGTGCGAAGGAATGCAGGCCATTGTGGTGCAGCGTCTGCACGACGGCCGCGCGGTGGCAGTGCGGATCGACGGTCAGGCCGAAGCCCGGCGGTTCGATGCCCAGGATCTGCTGGCCCTGCGCATGTCGCTGATGTCGGTGGATGCTGACCTCGGCCTGCGCTCAAGCACCGGAGGCATGAGAAAGAACTTGTCTTTGAGTTGAACCGGCGACTCCTGCAGCTCAACAGCCTGATCGATACCGGCATCGAGGTCGCGACCCTCGACCGATCGGTATCGCCGTGCCTGCTCGCCCTTGAACGTGCCGTGGCGTTGACCAACGCCTCGCGCGGTACCGTGGTGGTGCGGCGCGACGCGACAGAGATCTCCCGTGATGCGTTCCCGCCGGGGTCGGAGACTGCGTCGTCCGGCGGCAGCACGTACAGGCTGCATTCGGAATTCGTGTTCCAGGGAGACCTGTACACGTTCGAGATCCTTGACAAGGAGAGCCGCACCGGCATCCAGGCATTCGATGGAACGGACCGATTGCTGCTGGATGCGCTCTCCCGTCAGGTCCAGGCCTCTCTCGAGAACCGCTTTCTGTTGAAGCAGTCCCTGGAGAAGCAACGGATGGAGCAGGACATCGCCGTCGCCGCGTCGATCCAGCAGCGCATCCTGCCATCTGCGCTGCCGGAGATCACCGGCTACTCGCTCGCGGGGATCAACATACCGTCGAAGTCCGTCGGCGGCGACTATTACGACTGCATTCCGTTCAGGGATGGCCGGTATCTGCTTGTCATCGCAGACGTGTCCGGGAAAGGGATCCCGGCGGCGTTGCTGGTCAGCAGCCTGCACGCGTACCTCTCCGCCTATCTTGAGAGCGCATTCTCCCTTGTGGATATCGCGGTGCGGCTGAATACTGCCATCCATCATGCATCAACGGACGACAAATTCATCACGGCGTTCTTCGGCCTTCTGGATCCTGCATCGGGAGCTGTGGAGTGCGTGAATGCAGGGCACAATACCATCTATTGCCGCCGGGCGGATGGTGAGGTCGTGGATCTCTGCAAGGGGGGCATACCTCTGGGGATGCTCGATCTTGGCCTGCCGTACGAGTCGGAGCAGATCACGCTTGCCACCGGGGACCGCTTGCTGCTGTACACTGATGGGATCCCTGAAGCGCAGAACGGCGCACAGGAACTGTACGATACCCATCATCCACTCCGTGACTACTTTGCGTCACACATTCCGGCCACCGCAGGGCCCTTCATCGATGCGTTGATGGAGCATGTGCGGAGTTTTGTCGGCGATGCACCGCAGGCCGACGACATCACCGCGCTCTACCTGATGCGCAGAGCATAGCACCACACACACTTCTTCCAGCAAGGGGAACAGCGAATATCCATGGTCAGTCTCCTCGAAGTACTCCCGGAATATGTCCTCCATTGGCTTGTGCAGAATGGTACCGAACGGCGCGTGCAGGAGGGTGAGATCCTGCTCACCGCCGGGGCAGCGAACTCCTCGCTCTTCATCGTCCTGGACGGGCTGTTCGTGGCCCGGCTGCACGACCATGTCGAGTCGGAAACGGACCATGCCGGCGCAGGAAGCCTGCTGGGAGAGTCGTCGTATTTCGGCGAGGGCACGGAACCGGTGACGTATGCAGCCGTCGAACCCTCGCTGGTGTTGGAGATCACCCGGGCGCGTTTCGAGGATAAGTTGGCGTTCGATCACGGGTATGCCGCCGATCTCTTCCGGGCGTTGCTCCGCACGATGTCCAGGAAACTGCACCATGCGACCGTCAAGCGTGTGGCCGCTTTGCGGGACCATCATGACGGACTCCCGGTGGCGCACGAAGTGCGTCGCACATCGGAGGCCATCGACCGGTTCAAGCGATCCATTGTTGCGCTGGACAAGGAAGCGATGAAGATCGGGGTTGTGGAGGAGGACAAGTACCAGCACTTCTTCGGGGGGGCGACCGAGATGATGCATCTGTGTCACAGCATCCTTGGTGAGGCCTCTCCACTTCCCGAGGCCACGCGCCTGCAGCTTGGTGCGCGGCTGCAGGCGGAGATGCTCCCGTACATCCTCACGACGGAGACCGCCGACCGGTTCTATTCCAAGCCGCGCGGGTATGCGGGAGACTACATCGCCATCCAGCGGATCTACCAGAACCAACCAGGAGGGTCCAGCCGGCTCGGGCCCGTGATGGACCGGATGTTCCTTGAGATGCCGCCGTCGCTGGCCGTACGGAACAGGCGGAAACTCATCGCGGACGAGATCGTTGCAGCGGTGAAGGAACGGGGAGGCAAACCCGTGCGGGTGCTCTGTCTTGCATCGGGCCCGGCGACCGAAGTGTTCGATGCGTTCGCGGCCCTCGAGGACCGTGCGTTGCTCAAGGCGACCTTGATGGACATCGATCTGCAGGCCCTGGCGTTCGTGGATGATCTGCGGACGCGTCACAGACTCACCGCGCAGATCACCCTCGTGAACGAGAACCTCATTGCGCTCTTCCTGGGCCGGTCGTCCGTGCGACTCGAGCCTCAGGATCTTATCTATAGCATCGGGTTGATCGACTATCTGAACGACAAGCTGGTTGGAAAGCTTCTCCAGTTCGCGCATCAGAATCTCGCCCCGGGGGGGAAGGTCCTGCTCGGCAATTTCCATCCGAAGAACCCGGCGAAGGAGTTCATGGACTTCGTGCTGGAATGGAATCTCATCCACCGGACCGAGGTGGATATGCACAGGCTCTTCCGCGGGTCGCCTTTCGCCGAGGACTGCTCACGGATCCAGTTCGAAGGAGAAGGAGTGAATCTGTTCGCCGAATGTGTGAAAGAATAGGGGGAAACACGACGCGGACGAACGTCCGCGGCTGGGAGACCCCCTGGCGGGCGCCGGTTGACGTTCTTCGAATTGTTCCGTATCTTTCCCTGCAATTCCCGATGTGCCTGCCTACAGTCGGGGGGGGATATGAAGCCATTCGTTTCCAGTTGTCTGCTGGGGGGTCTTCTTCTCTTCGTCGTTTCCGCCTCTGCCCAGCTCTCTGTCATGGACCCGCAACGGGTCGGGTCCAAATCCGCCTTCATCGATGAAGCGACGATCGTGATCGAACCCCGCGGTGGGTTCGTTCACCAATCGATCTACCTTGAGTACGGTGACCACTCCCAGTTCCCCGGGAACAACAACCTCGAGATCACCCACCAGTTCGAGCTTCCTCCCGGGAGTGCCGTCAACGATCTCTGGTTGTGGATCGGCGACAATGTGATGAAGGGGACGTTGTACGATGTCTGGACGGGGAGGCATATCTACGACAGCATCGTCGTGCGGAAGATTGATCCGGCCTTCATGACGAAGAACGGAAGCCGGTACGATCTCGGGGTCTATCCCCTTGTTTCGGGGCAGCGGCGGAAGGTCAAGATCTCCGTGATCGCGCCAACCCGTTGGGTAGGGGGGACGGCAAGCGCGGAACTCCCGCTTGCACTCCTCAAGGGGAGCGCGGCGACCACGAAGCCTGTCCGCGTACTCTTCAAGAAGATCTCCAATATCTGGGGCACACCCCGGATCACCGAATTGCCATTCCTCACCCCCAAGTCCACGTTCGACAGCGTCGGCTACAATTATGCTTTTTTCCAGGTCGCGGATGTCTCGCATCTGACCTCCTTGTCGATGAAGTTCTTCGTGGGCTTTCCCGGGGCGGTCTATGCGCCGCCGATCGAGCGTCGGGGTGATAGCACCTACTTCCAGGTCGGCATTGACCCGGTCGCATTGGGAGTGGCATCGGCAGACACGGGGAAGCGTTCGGTGGCCATCGGACTTGACCTGAGCGGGACCATCCTGAAGGGGTTGAACACGACCATCTCC
This DNA window, taken from Ignavibacteriota bacterium, encodes the following:
- a CDS encoding T9SS type A sorting domain-containing protein, coding for MDDAPGDGVVTAEVPQSVVLDQNYPEPVQPQHADPVRPAAPGHVVLSIHNILGQEVARLVDEMQVEGFHEARWNGTNHSGAIVGSGVYFFRLQTDGLTENRRMLLLK
- a CDS encoding PP2C family protein-serine/threonine phosphatase, translated to MNRRLLQLNSLIDTGIEVATLDRSVSPCLLALERAVALTNASRGTVVVRRDATEISRDAFPPGSETASSGGSTYRLHSEFVFQGDLYTFEILDKESRTGIQAFDGTDRLLLDALSRQVQASLENRFLLKQSLEKQRMEQDIAVAASIQQRILPSALPEITGYSLAGINIPSKSVGGDYYDCIPFRDGRYLLVIADVSGKGIPAALLVSSLHAYLSAYLESAFSLVDIAVRLNTAIHHASTDDKFITAFFGLLDPASGAVECVNAGHNTIYCRRADGEVVDLCKGGIPLGMLDLGLPYESEQITLATGDRLLLYTDGIPEAQNGAQELYDTHHPLRDYFASHIPATAGPFIDALMEHVRSFVGDAPQADDITALYLMRRA
- a CDS encoding ATP-binding protein — encoded protein: MEHLAHHLGIAPEKVGEARIIVTEAIINAFEHGGADTTEVRVEFTMTAEELTILVRDAGGGFDPKAMVERPSITANGLPSRRGWGMKLMRSLSDGFEISSGKWEPPLRSQNGSADPWSNHSV
- a CDS encoding cyclic nucleotide-binding domain-containing protein — translated: MVSLLEVLPEYVLHWLVQNGTERRVQEGEILLTAGAANSSLFIVLDGLFVARLHDHVESETDHAGAGSLLGESSYFGEGTEPVTYAAVEPSLVLEITRARFEDKLAFDHGYAADLFRALLRTMSRKLHHATVKRVAALRDHHDGLPVAHEVRRTSEAIDRFKRSIVALDKEAMKIGVVEEDKYQHFFGGATEMMHLCHSILGEASPLPEATRLQLGARLQAEMLPYILTTETADRFYSKPRGYAGDYIAIQRIYQNQPGGSSRLGPVMDRMFLEMPPSLAVRNRRKLIADEIVAAVKERGGKPVRVLCLASGPATEVFDAFAALEDRALLKATLMDIDLQALAFVDDLRTRHRLTAQITLVNENLIALFLGRSSVRLEPQDLIYSIGLIDYLNDKLVGKLLQFAHQNLAPGGKVLLGNFHPKNPAKEFMDFVLEWNLIHRTEVDMHRLFRGSPFAEDCSRIQFEGEGVNLFAECVKE
- a CDS encoding STAS domain-containing protein, producing MEQPFSLTSEVRDNRLIITTNGYVNNIGGAAIADEFQRHFLGGVRHVIIDLALSRVVNSVGMSFLIEIIEKLTEDGGRLVFTNLDPSVDKMLGIMGLYDFAGKEATTEDALRALAIRS